A section of the Falco rusticolus isolate bFalRus1 chromosome Z, bFalRus1.pri, whole genome shotgun sequence genome encodes:
- the LOC119141471 gene encoding uncharacterized protein LOC119141471 has translation MPGKRSLKTNTSTLWNWPEAELKSLHSRVAAGRAAQLGWAPQCEPRAPAGPRPRGFHSGYRAHIVKHFRGIREYPEGGPWQRSRRRPPSEKGLQIADLPRASPYNFSLCNHDEIQEDLLNGLDPHRTFKNERKDQAAAVGTAHGAGSPAAGSGGAAPRGTAPHGSRSRPCPARPRGRRVAAHWGAGDVYDGVLEAGWQPETATPGAVALTSIPCCCFPPGATTRFSHLRGRALPAGGSAAVRGRPAGRAGGPAAGVLPGEGAGLRAAAVAVAEHPPHRAATLPRLPAATGGCGAGAGAALPCRGEARGSAGSSTAAGGGTLTRVRWQGAAAGEASRGPCDESKARELMAVWRSYINLG, from the exons ATGCCGGGGAAGCGTTCCCTAAAAACGAACACGAGCACTCTCTGGAACTGGCCTGAGGCTGAGCTTAAAAGCCTGCACAGCCGTGTCGCTGCGGGACGGGCGgcgcagctgggctgggctccgCAGTGcgagccccgcgcccccgccgggccgcgcccCCGGGGCTTCCACAGCGGCTACCGGGCGCACATCGTGAAACACTTTCGCGGGATCAGGGAATACCCGGAGGGGGGGCCGTGGCAGAGGAGTCGGCGCCGGCCGCCCTCGGAGAAAGGGCTCCAG ATCGCCGACTTACCGCGGGCATCCCCCTACAATTTCAGCCTCTGTAACCACGACGAGATACAAGAGGATCTCCTAAACGGTTTGGATCCACACAGGACCTTTAAAAATGAG CGGAAAGACCAGGCGGCGGCTGTCGGGACGGCGCACGGtgcgggcagccccgccgctgGCTCGGGCGGAGCGGCACCGCGCGGCACCGCCCCGCACGGCTCCCGCAGCCGCCCGTGCCCCGCGCGGCCCCGAGGGCGACGGGTGGCGGCGCACTGGGGCGCTGGGGACGTTTATGATGGGGTGTTGGAGGCGGGCTGGCAGCCGGAGACGGCGACGCCGGGGGCCGTGGCGTTAACGAGCATCCCCTGTTGTTGTTTCCCTCCAGGAGCTACAACTCGATTTTCACACCTGCGAGGACGCGCTCTCCCCGCCGGCGGGTCCGCAGCAGTCCGAG GGCGCCCGGCGGGCAGAGCGGGCGGCCCGGCTGCTGGAGTGCTTCCTGGAGagggcgcggggctgcgggcagcggcCGTCGCTGTGGCGGAGCACCCTCCACATCGTGCTGCGACACTGCCCCGGCTACCGGCCGCCACAGGtgggtgcggggccggggccggggctgccctgccctgccgcgGGGAGgcccggggcagcgccgggAGCTCCaccgcggccggcggcgggacGCTAACGCGTGTGCGGTGGCAGGGCGCTGCCGCCGGGGAGGCGAGCCGAGGCCCGTGCGACGAGAGCAAGGCCCGGGAGCTGATGGCGGTGTGGAGAAGCTACATCAATTTGGGATAG